The following are from one region of the Edaphobacter acidisoli genome:
- the rpsG gene encoding 30S ribosomal protein S7, with protein MPRKGHVAKREVAPDPVYSSTLVTKFVNSMMWGGKKSTAQGIFYEAMTNLEQKGGDEALKLFKKAVENCKPLLEVKSRRVGGANYQVPIEVNPERRTSLAIRWLVTYGRARGEKGMVEKLTAELLDAANGRGAAMKKKEDVHRMAEANKAFAHYRW; from the coding sequence ATGCCAAGAAAAGGTCATGTAGCGAAGCGCGAAGTTGCCCCGGATCCGGTCTATAGCTCGACCCTGGTCACGAAGTTTGTGAACTCGATGATGTGGGGCGGCAAGAAGTCCACCGCGCAGGGCATTTTTTATGAGGCCATGACGAATCTGGAGCAGAAGGGCGGCGATGAGGCCCTGAAGCTGTTCAAGAAGGCAGTTGAGAACTGTAAGCCGCTGCTCGAAGTGAAGAGCCGCCGCGTCGGCGGTGCGAACTACCAGGTGCCGATCGAAGTTAACCCGGAGCGTCGTACCTCGCTGGCGATTCGCTGGCTCGTGACCTATGGCCGCGCGCGTGGCGAGAAGGGCATGGTTGAGAAGCTAACGGCGGAATTGCTGGATGCGGCCAATGGCCGTGGCGCGGCGATGAAGAAGAAGGAAGATGTCCACCGCATGGCCGAGGCCAACAAGGCCTTCGCTCACTATAGGTGGTAA
- a CDS encoding S9 family peptidase has protein sequence MLFRRASTCPLAVAIIGLTCTSLASPSALAQPANPHDAEIRSLMEMLGHTRIPTEAQISPDGSTVAWSVRTSDGSEIHLSSAIHPSPATEKIVDTGTGATGCTNEQPRWSPDGQSLAFLSNCTTLISNPDQQQLFVWSAKTGEARQLTHVTGNLDEPAWSPDGKSIAFLFVENATRHAGALDAMKPWSGVIGEEGIEVQRVSAIELASGAFRFVTPSNLHVYEFSWAPDSSHVAIVAAQPPGENNWWIAKLYTQSVGSGPAEYAADRDRICGPPRSGTGCGVSRGTGGPITILDPQTISGPLRGLQIAVPRWSPDGKQIAFIGGLMSDQGVTGGDVYLIPATGGEPRDITPGRAASVAYLGWLSDDILGIAEHTGGSTHLTALNIDDGRDIPSAEETLPETIWANELTMSVSAARNHTIAIIRSSFERPPEVWAGRLNELKQITHLNDDLKPLWGKTENIEWTNEGFHVQGWLLYPRNYDPAKKYPLIVEVHGGPSAAVTPRWPSVSYGGVPFSALGYFVFMPNPRGSMGQGEQFTQANIKDFGYGDLRDILAGVDTLEKNLPIDKTREGITGWSYGGFMTMFSVTQTTRFHAAVAGAGISDWKSYYGENSIDQWMIPFFGKSVYDDPAVYAKSSAINYIKNVKTPTLLVVGDRDGECPAPQSFEFWHALKAEGVKTELVVYPDEGHRFRDPGHQRDVLERALEWFETEMPAN, from the coding sequence ATGCTCTTCCGTCGCGCCTCGACCTGCCCTCTTGCTGTGGCGATTATTGGACTCACCTGCACCTCGCTTGCCTCGCCCTCAGCGCTGGCCCAGCCAGCCAATCCGCACGACGCCGAAATCCGCTCCCTCATGGAGATGCTCGGCCACACCCGCATCCCGACCGAGGCGCAGATCTCTCCCGATGGCTCAACCGTAGCCTGGTCCGTCCGCACATCTGATGGCTCGGAGATCCACCTCTCCAGCGCAATCCATCCCAGTCCGGCAACAGAAAAGATCGTCGACACCGGCACCGGAGCAACCGGCTGCACCAACGAACAGCCGCGATGGTCCCCGGATGGCCAGTCACTGGCCTTCCTCTCCAACTGCACCACACTCATCAGCAATCCCGACCAGCAGCAGCTCTTCGTCTGGTCGGCGAAAACCGGCGAAGCACGCCAGTTGACCCACGTGACCGGTAACCTCGACGAGCCTGCATGGTCGCCAGATGGCAAATCCATCGCCTTCCTCTTCGTAGAAAACGCCACTCGCCACGCAGGCGCGCTCGACGCGATGAAGCCCTGGAGCGGCGTCATCGGCGAAGAAGGCATTGAAGTGCAGCGCGTCAGTGCCATAGAGCTTGCAAGTGGTGCCTTCCGCTTCGTGACACCTTCCAATTTGCACGTCTACGAATTCTCCTGGGCACCCGATTCAAGCCATGTGGCAATTGTGGCGGCGCAACCACCGGGGGAGAACAACTGGTGGATTGCGAAACTCTATACCCAGAGTGTGGGCTCAGGTCCCGCCGAATATGCCGCAGATCGCGACAGAATTTGTGGCCCACCACGTAGCGGCACCGGTTGCGGAGTGAGCCGAGGTACAGGAGGACCTATCACCATTTTGGATCCCCAAACCATCTCCGGCCCGCTCCGCGGCCTCCAGATAGCCGTGCCTCGCTGGTCTCCCGACGGCAAGCAGATCGCCTTCATCGGCGGCCTGATGAGCGACCAGGGCGTCACCGGGGGCGACGTCTACCTCATTCCCGCAACCGGCGGCGAGCCCAGAGACATTACTCCCGGCCGGGCAGCTTCGGTGGCTTATCTAGGCTGGCTCAGCGACGACATACTCGGAATCGCCGAGCACACAGGTGGCAGCACACACTTGACCGCACTGAATATCGATGACGGCCGGGACATCCCTTCCGCCGAAGAGACCCTCCCCGAGACCATCTGGGCCAATGAGCTGACAATGAGCGTCTCTGCCGCCAGAAACCACACCATCGCCATCATCAGAAGCTCCTTCGAGCGCCCACCCGAGGTCTGGGCAGGACGCCTCAACGAGCTCAAACAGATCACGCACCTCAACGACGACCTCAAGCCACTCTGGGGCAAAACCGAAAACATCGAGTGGACCAACGAAGGCTTTCACGTGCAGGGCTGGCTGCTCTATCCGCGCAATTACGACCCAGCTAAAAAATATCCGCTCATCGTCGAGGTCCACGGCGGTCCATCCGCCGCTGTGACACCACGCTGGCCCAGTGTCAGCTACGGTGGCGTCCCATTCTCCGCGCTCGGTTACTTCGTCTTCATGCCGAATCCCCGCGGCAGCATGGGCCAGGGCGAGCAGTTCACCCAGGCCAACATCAAGGACTTTGGCTACGGCGATCTCCGCGACATTCTCGCCGGCGTCGATACGCTCGAAAAAAACTTGCCCATCGATAAAACCCGCGAAGGCATCACCGGCTGGAGCTATGGCGGATTCATGACCATGTTCTCAGTCACCCAGACCACGCGCTTCCACGCAGCAGTCGCCGGTGCAGGCATCAGCGACTGGAAAAGCTACTATGGCGAAAACTCCATTGACCAGTGGATGATTCCCTTCTTCGGCAAGAGCGTCTACGACGATCCTGCCGTGTACGCGAAGAGTTCAGCTATTAACTACATCAAGAATGTGAAGACTCCAACACTCCTCGTCGTCGGCGACCGCGACGGCGAGTGCCCCGCGCCACAGAGCTTCGAGTTCTGGCACGCGCTCAAGGCGGAGGGCGTCAAGACAGAGCTGGTCGTCTATCCGGATGAAGGCCATCGCTTCCGCGATCCTGGCCATCAGCGCGATGTGCTGGAACGGGCACTCGAATGGTTCGAAACTGAGATGCCTGCAAACTAA
- the rpsL gene encoding 30S ribosomal protein S12, which translates to MPTFHQLVKQGRTPTRYKTASPALQGSPQRRGVCTRVYTQTPKKPNSALRKVARVRLTNGIEVTTYIPGIGHNLQEHSIVLIRGGRVKDLPGVRYHVVRGTLDSVGVANRKQSRSKYGAKRPKAAAK; encoded by the coding sequence GTGCCTACGTTCCATCAGCTCGTCAAGCAGGGCCGCACGCCCACCCGCTATAAGACTGCCAGCCCCGCGTTGCAGGGTTCGCCCCAGCGCCGCGGCGTTTGCACCCGCGTCTATACTCAGACGCCAAAGAAGCCGAACTCGGCGCTCCGCAAGGTTGCCCGTGTCCGCCTGACCAACGGTATTGAAGTGACGACGTACATTCCCGGTATTGGCCACAATCTGCAGGAGCACTCGATTGTGCTGATTCGCGGCGGTCGCGTGAAGGACCTGCCGGGTGTTCGCTATCACGTGGTGCGAGGCACGCTGGATTCGGTCGGTGTGGCCAACCGTAAGCAGAGCCGTTCGAAGTATGGCGCGAAGCGCCCGAAGGCTGCGGCTAAGTAA